From Pseudovibrio sp. Tun.PSC04-5.I4, a single genomic window includes:
- the iolG gene encoding inositol 2-dehydrogenase, producing MTISIGLLGAGRIGKTHAKAVSQLGNAKLVAVFDPFEAAGNEIAALTGARVDSLDAIMNDPEIDAVIIATPTDLHAEQIEQAARAGKAIFCEKPIHLDGDRVRECLKVVSDTGTKLMVGFNRRFDPNFAEVKRQIEAGVIGDVELVQITSRDPSPPPVDYVKRSGGLFKDMMIHDFDMARFLLGEEVIEVNAMGSALVSKEIGEAGDVDTATATLKTASGKICTITNSRRATYGYDQRVEVHGSKGMVSAENMRTTSVTVANGEGYTSEPLMDFFMERYEAAYRIELAAFVDALINDTAMSPNGFDGLKALELAEAATDEVAKARELANV from the coding sequence ATGACTATTTCAATTGGCCTTTTGGGAGCTGGCCGTATAGGCAAGACCCATGCAAAAGCTGTTAGCCAGCTGGGCAACGCCAAACTGGTTGCCGTTTTTGACCCGTTTGAAGCTGCGGGCAATGAAATTGCAGCGCTGACCGGTGCTCGTGTGGATAGTCTGGATGCGATCATGAATGATCCAGAGATCGACGCTGTGATCATCGCGACGCCAACGGATCTGCATGCAGAACAAATTGAACAAGCTGCCCGTGCTGGCAAAGCGATCTTCTGTGAAAAGCCTATCCATCTGGATGGTGATCGCGTTCGTGAATGCCTGAAGGTTGTTAGCGATACCGGTACAAAGCTCATGGTTGGTTTCAACCGTCGTTTTGACCCGAACTTTGCCGAGGTTAAGCGTCAGATTGAAGCTGGTGTGATTGGGGACGTTGAGTTGGTTCAGATCACCTCCCGTGATCCTTCCCCGCCACCGGTTGACTATGTGAAGCGCTCTGGCGGTCTGTTCAAAGACATGATGATCCATGACTTTGACATGGCTCGCTTCCTGCTTGGCGAAGAAGTTATTGAAGTGAACGCAATGGGTAGTGCGCTTGTCTCCAAAGAGATTGGTGAGGCTGGCGATGTGGACACAGCAACTGCGACGCTGAAAACCGCAAGCGGCAAGATCTGCACCATCACCAACTCTCGCCGGGCAACTTACGGCTACGACCAGCGCGTTGAAGTGCATGGCTCCAAAGGCATGGTATCAGCTGAAAATATGCGCACCACCTCTGTGACTGTCGCCAATGGCGAAGGTTACACGAGCGAACCCCTCATGGACTTCTTCATGGAGCGTTATGAAGCGGCTTACCGCATCGAGCTTGCAGCCTTTGTTGATGCGCTCATCAACGACACTGCAATGTCTCCCAATGGGTTCGACGGCCTGAAAGCCCTCGAACTTGCAGAAGCGGCAACCGATGAAGTCGCAAAAGCCCGCGAGCTGGCAAACGTTTAG
- the iolB gene encoding 5-deoxy-glucuronate isomerase, translating to MSKLLVKPSGKDGKVHDITPESANWGYVGFGLYHLEAGASASELMVGKEAILVIVEGKANIISDGNNFGTLGERMNVFDRVKPWCVYVPAGAEWSATAVTKLTLAVCTAPAKDGSYPARVIGPDDIPSVERGIGGNTRHIHPIAMEDQDFAESLLVTEVYTPQGNWSSYPPHRHDEDNFPNMTYLEETYYHRLNPDQGFGFQRVFTEDGELDETMAVSSGDVVLVPKGHHPCGSPYGYEMYYLNVMAGPMRKWRFQNHPDHDWIAQRDAKPANA from the coding sequence ATGAGCAAGCTTCTCGTAAAACCATCAGGCAAAGATGGCAAGGTGCACGACATTACGCCAGAATCTGCCAATTGGGGTTACGTTGGCTTTGGCCTTTACCATTTGGAAGCAGGCGCAAGCGCCAGCGAACTGATGGTGGGTAAGGAAGCGATCCTCGTGATCGTGGAAGGCAAAGCCAACATCATATCCGACGGCAATAATTTCGGTACTCTTGGTGAGCGCATGAATGTGTTTGACCGTGTGAAGCCGTGGTGTGTGTATGTCCCTGCTGGTGCTGAGTGGAGTGCAACAGCTGTCACCAAACTGACGCTGGCTGTGTGCACCGCCCCTGCCAAAGACGGCAGCTACCCTGCCCGCGTGATTGGCCCGGATGACATTCCAAGCGTGGAACGCGGAATTGGCGGAAACACCCGCCACATCCACCCGATTGCGATGGAAGATCAAGATTTTGCAGAGAGCCTGCTGGTGACCGAGGTTTACACCCCTCAGGGCAACTGGTCGTCCTACCCTCCGCATCGTCATGATGAAGACAACTTCCCGAACATGACTTATCTGGAAGAGACGTATTACCACCGTCTCAACCCGGATCAGGGTTTCGGCTTCCAGCGCGTCTTTACCGAAGATGGTGAACTGGATGAGACCATGGCGGTTTCCAGCGGGGATGTTGTTCTTGTGCCAAAAGGCCACCATCCATGTGGATCGCCTTACGGCTACGAGATGTACTACCTGAATGTTATGGCTGGTCCGATGCGCAAATGGCGCTTCCAGAACCACCCAGACCATGACTGGATTGCGCAACGCGACGCAAAACCAGCAAACGCATAA
- the iolE gene encoding myo-inosose-2 dehydratase, with product MIRYGTNPIAWSNDDDLTLGAHISLEQCLREAGEIGFDGIEKGHKMPTEPAALKAALDPHGLAFVSGWHSLNLLAHSVEDEKKAIQPHLDLLKAMGCKVCITCETSNAIHGADDTALSDKPMLADDSWEKFGADVEAVATYCAEQGISLVYHHHMGTVVQTGDEIDRFMDVTGPNTYLLLDTGHAWFGGADPVEVAKKHMARVRHLHAKNVRPAIRDQVEGEGLSFLEGVRRGVFTVPGDVEGGVDFEPVLKIAAEHGYEGWLVIEAEQDPDQRNPFTYQSMGLKALREMAVSAGLDQEVTA from the coding sequence ATGATCCGTTATGGAACAAACCCAATTGCATGGAGCAACGACGATGATCTTACGCTCGGTGCCCACATTTCGCTGGAGCAGTGTCTGCGTGAAGCTGGCGAGATTGGTTTTGACGGCATCGAAAAAGGCCACAAAATGCCAACCGAGCCAGCTGCTTTAAAAGCTGCGCTCGACCCGCATGGCCTTGCTTTCGTGTCCGGCTGGCACTCTCTCAACCTGCTGGCTCATAGTGTTGAAGACGAGAAGAAGGCCATCCAGCCTCACCTCGATCTTCTCAAAGCCATGGGCTGTAAGGTGTGCATCACCTGTGAGACTTCCAACGCCATCCACGGTGCTGACGATACTGCGCTTTCTGACAAGCCTATGCTTGCCGATGACAGCTGGGAGAAATTTGGCGCGGATGTGGAAGCTGTTGCAACTTACTGCGCTGAGCAAGGCATCTCACTCGTTTATCATCACCACATGGGCACTGTTGTGCAAACGGGTGATGAGATCGACCGCTTTATGGACGTGACTGGTCCGAACACCTACCTGCTGCTGGATACCGGCCATGCCTGGTTTGGCGGCGCTGACCCCGTTGAAGTTGCCAAAAAGCATATGGCACGCGTGCGCCACCTGCATGCAAAGAACGTTCGTCCGGCTATCCGTGATCAGGTTGAAGGCGAAGGCCTCAGCTTCCTTGAAGGTGTTCGCCGCGGCGTGTTCACCGTACCCGGTGATGTCGAAGGCGGTGTTGATTTTGAACCTGTCCTTAAAATCGCGGCAGAGCACGGCTATGAAGGCTGGCTTGTGATTGAAGCAGAGCAGGATCCTGATCAACGCAATCCGTTTACCTACCAGAGCATGGGCCTGAAGGCACTTCGCGAGATGGCTGTGAGCGCTGGTCTTGATCAAGAGGTTACAGCATGA
- the iolD gene encoding 3D-(3,5/4)-trihydroxycyclohexane-1,2-dione acylhydrolase (decyclizing), whose amino-acid sequence MSTIRLTAAQALVRYLAAQKTPEGDSFIAGVWAIFGHGNVAGLGEALYHVQDKLKTYRGHNEQGMAHAAIAYAKASNRRRAMAVTTSIGPGATNMVTAAALAHVNRLPVLMLPGDVFANRAPDPVLQQVEDFQDGTVSASDCFRPVSRYFDRIQRPEQLLTALPRAMAVLTDPVECGPVTLSMCQDVQAQAYDWPLSFFEERTLSFRRPAPDADELANAVAALRTAKNPMIIAGGGVHYSLATEELKRFAETHTVPVAETQAGKSALPWDHALNLGSVGVTGSSAANAVAEEADLILAVGTRLQDFTTGSWSLFKNPDRRILQLNAASYDTGKHNALPLVCDARVGLRSLSEQLGNWKATTETEAHLTEWMSCVEAATAAPTGNDLPTDAQVIGVVQRSTTENTTVVCAAGGLPGELHKLWKTAKPGGYHVEYGFSCMGYEIAGGLGVKMAKPDHEVIVMVGDGSYMMMNSELATSVMLGQKITVVLLDNRGYACINRLQMATGGENFNNLLDDAFHVEPSNIDFAAHAGAMGATSEHVSNLDELAEAMERAKASPKSYCIVIDTDPLPTTQAGGNWWDVAVPEVSARKEVNEARKGYELALADQRLGD is encoded by the coding sequence ATGAGCACGATCAGACTAACAGCCGCACAGGCTCTGGTTCGCTATCTAGCAGCCCAGAAAACGCCTGAGGGAGACAGCTTCATTGCTGGTGTTTGGGCGATTTTCGGACATGGGAACGTGGCTGGTCTTGGTGAAGCGCTTTATCACGTTCAAGACAAGCTGAAGACCTATCGCGGTCACAATGAGCAAGGCATGGCACACGCTGCCATCGCCTATGCAAAAGCCTCCAATCGCCGCCGTGCGATGGCTGTGACCACCTCCATTGGACCGGGCGCCACCAACATGGTGACGGCTGCGGCTCTGGCGCATGTGAACCGTTTGCCGGTTTTGATGTTGCCAGGTGATGTGTTTGCAAACCGTGCGCCGGACCCTGTTCTGCAGCAGGTTGAGGATTTTCAGGACGGCACCGTGAGTGCTAGTGACTGTTTCCGCCCTGTGAGCCGTTACTTCGACCGTATTCAGCGTCCTGAACAGCTTTTGACAGCTCTGCCGCGCGCTATGGCCGTTTTGACTGACCCTGTTGAGTGTGGTCCGGTTACACTGTCTATGTGTCAGGATGTTCAGGCACAGGCTTACGACTGGCCGCTCAGCTTCTTTGAAGAGCGCACGCTCTCGTTCCGCCGCCCTGCCCCTGATGCAGATGAGTTGGCAAATGCTGTTGCAGCTCTTCGCACCGCTAAAAACCCGATGATCATTGCTGGCGGCGGCGTGCACTACTCGCTGGCAACCGAAGAGCTGAAGCGCTTTGCTGAGACGCACACTGTGCCAGTTGCAGAAACTCAGGCGGGCAAATCTGCTCTGCCTTGGGATCATGCGCTAAACCTTGGCAGTGTTGGTGTAACGGGTTCTTCTGCGGCAAATGCTGTTGCTGAAGAGGCCGACCTCATCCTTGCTGTTGGCACCCGCCTGCAGGACTTTACCACCGGCTCCTGGTCTTTGTTCAAGAACCCTGACCGGCGTATCTTACAGCTGAACGCGGCTTCCTATGACACTGGCAAGCACAATGCCCTTCCTTTGGTGTGTGATGCCCGTGTTGGCCTGCGCTCCTTGAGTGAACAGCTGGGAAACTGGAAAGCCACGACTGAGACCGAAGCACATCTGACTGAGTGGATGTCTTGTGTTGAAGCTGCGACGGCGGCTCCTACCGGCAACGACTTGCCAACTGATGCGCAGGTGATTGGTGTTGTTCAGCGCTCAACCACTGAGAACACAACTGTTGTGTGTGCTGCTGGTGGCCTGCCGGGGGAACTGCATAAGCTTTGGAAGACAGCCAAACCAGGTGGTTACCATGTGGAATACGGCTTCTCCTGCATGGGTTATGAAATTGCCGGCGGTCTTGGCGTGAAGATGGCAAAGCCGGATCACGAAGTTATCGTGATGGTTGGTGATGGCAGCTACATGATGATGAACTCCGAGCTGGCGACTTCCGTCATGCTGGGTCAGAAGATCACCGTGGTTCTGCTTGATAACCGTGGGTACGCCTGTATCAACCGTTTGCAAATGGCAACCGGTGGTGAGAACTTCAACAATCTGCTTGATGATGCTTTCCACGTTGAGCCATCCAACATCGACTTTGCAGCTCATGCCGGCGCTATGGGAGCGACCTCCGAGCATGTCTCAAACCTCGATGAACTTGCTGAGGCTATGGAACGCGCCAAAGCAAGCCCTAAATCCTATTGCATCGTGATTGACACGGACCCGCTGCCAACCACCCAAGCCGGTGGCAATTGGTGGGATGTGGCTGTGCCAGAAGTGTCTGCACGCAAAGAAGTCAATGAAGCCCGTAAGGGTTATGAGTTAGCGCTGGCTGATCAGCGTTTGGGAGACTAA